The proteins below are encoded in one region of Methanofollis aquaemaris:
- a CDS encoding Ig-like domain-containing protein — protein MGQIQYWTFLVGLLLLCTGAMAAEAPQVVVASADEWLVAGSDNGTGVTATVTDAGGSPLSGMSVTFSCDAAMDAFSPVTATTGPDGTATVTFTPGTASGTVLIAAAVEYEGGEVSGTCEQQIDHAAPYRLKSLDYESRVSVDTTTEIVFSLEDRYGNLVDARRSAESFMFAVGSPDGTAGFFDGSEYRDEVVLPVGSDGMVRAELRAARTAGENIVFVDLPDPVADLYLTFYGIGDGAPSSITASVSPGGSPPYVPADGESRFTITYTMKDQYGNPAGSQTVRITSNVGTEANATSNSAGLAQVTFGPRDVTGLVTITAVSVEDPAVSCTVVVEFVHTDPVDMLLTANPQTMPSYDVNAESVTEVRAKVIDVKGNPVPNETVTFSLGTVETGSYTVTDAPALLEGVATTDENGYATVSFRPGGFTTDRNDLNYSSAATGTGVVSATWGDVTREITLRWVNFPYLSVSAWVEPESGQVEVNETIDVNLALKGDGWALQPEPIDVVLVIDRSGSMRQTDSSGQVRLVSAKYAASTFIDSMNPVRDRVGLVSFSSSTTLDKGLTDDLSDVKSRLNILRADGATQLRRGIYEAVRLLQEQGRDDAVKAVIVMTDGDWNYDGSPLAHGTGWKDPYNVAYRFSGSELESNNYRYYDGLGGTLESHEKRVYSYWDRRWYTYPYWTCSDGEDTNQNMGRFALDNGIKVYPITFAYSPGQTVTSTMEELASLTGGFYEHAPGGDELAGIYTRIAGELKTEAGVDTAIDLSFENVEVNGISVPGEDVFEYIYEDGISTVIESWVENESGRYVVVPRHTEDQTADWQDDQSLHYDVGTVKLGQTWTTTYRLKVKTDGNINVFGPGSTISFNGGADQLNLPDTFISVRPEGVEPVFGDAYLDISPPQQVGTGSVTEFLKLKWNLEYNGTGTVTQTLSYSTDDRHTWTPFKTMPPRSAAEVGAQTADLDVRGLPAGQYDIWIRAESTDTLFDDEYTSEPISINGGESTKIRLE, from the coding sequence ATGGGTCAAATACAATACTGGACATTCCTGGTGGGGCTTCTCCTCCTCTGTACGGGGGCCATGGCCGCGGAGGCTCCCCAGGTCGTCGTCGCGTCCGCCGACGAGTGGCTCGTTGCGGGCAGCGACAACGGGACCGGCGTGACCGCCACCGTGACCGATGCAGGCGGCAGTCCGCTCTCCGGGATGAGCGTCACCTTCTCCTGTGACGCCGCCATGGATGCGTTCTCGCCTGTCACAGCCACGACCGGCCCTGACGGGACAGCGACGGTCACCTTCACGCCGGGGACCGCGAGCGGCACGGTCCTGATCGCCGCGGCGGTCGAGTATGAGGGTGGTGAGGTCTCCGGCACCTGCGAGCAGCAGATCGACCATGCGGCGCCGTACCGGTTGAAGTCTCTCGACTATGAGAGCAGGGTGAGCGTCGACACCACGACCGAGATCGTCTTCTCCCTGGAAGACCGGTATGGCAACCTGGTCGACGCCCGCAGGAGTGCAGAGTCCTTCATGTTCGCCGTCGGATCGCCGGACGGGACCGCCGGGTTCTTCGATGGCAGCGAGTATCGCGACGAAGTGGTCCTGCCGGTGGGTTCTGACGGGATGGTCCGGGCAGAACTCAGGGCCGCCCGCACCGCGGGGGAGAACATCGTCTTTGTCGACCTTCCCGACCCGGTGGCAGACCTCTACCTGACGTTTTACGGGATCGGAGACGGGGCCCCCAGTTCGATCACCGCCTCGGTCAGTCCGGGTGGCAGTCCACCTTATGTCCCTGCCGATGGGGAGAGTCGGTTCACGATCACCTATACGATGAAGGACCAATACGGCAACCCGGCCGGGAGCCAGACGGTGCGGATCACCTCAAACGTGGGGACCGAGGCGAACGCCACCTCCAACTCGGCCGGCCTGGCCCAGGTCACCTTCGGACCCAGGGACGTGACCGGGCTCGTGACGATCACCGCCGTCTCGGTGGAAGACCCTGCGGTCTCCTGCACGGTGGTGGTGGAGTTTGTCCACACCGACCCGGTGGATATGCTCCTCACTGCCAACCCCCAGACGATGCCGAGTTATGACGTGAACGCCGAGAGTGTCACTGAGGTGCGGGCCAAGGTGATCGACGTGAAAGGCAACCCGGTCCCGAATGAGACGGTCACCTTCTCGCTCGGCACGGTCGAGACGGGATCGTACACAGTGACGGACGCGCCCGCTCTTCTGGAGGGTGTTGCCACAACCGATGAGAACGGGTACGCCACCGTGTCCTTCAGGCCCGGAGGCTTCACCACCGACCGGAACGACCTGAACTACTCTTCGGCCGCCACCGGGACCGGTGTGGTCTCTGCGACATGGGGCGACGTCACCAGGGAGATCACGCTCCGCTGGGTGAATTTCCCCTACCTCTCGGTCTCCGCCTGGGTGGAGCCTGAGAGCGGGCAGGTTGAGGTGAACGAGACGATCGATGTGAACCTCGCTCTTAAGGGCGACGGGTGGGCGCTCCAGCCTGAGCCGATCGATGTGGTGCTGGTCATCGATAGGTCGGGGAGCATGCGGCAAACAGACAGTTCCGGACAGGTCAGGTTGGTCAGTGCAAAATATGCCGCCTCAACCTTTATCGACTCCATGAATCCGGTCCGCGACCGGGTGGGGCTTGTCTCCTTTTCCTCATCAACGACCCTTGACAAAGGCCTGACCGATGATTTATCTGATGTTAAGAGTAGGTTGAATATCCTTAGAGCAGACGGTGCGACGCAACTGCGCCGGGGGATCTACGAGGCTGTCAGGCTTCTCCAGGAGCAGGGGCGGGACGATGCGGTCAAGGCGGTGATTGTCATGACCGACGGCGACTGGAACTATGATGGCAGTCCACTCGCTCACGGGACAGGATGGAAAGACCCGTACAATGTGGCTTATCGCTTCTCAGGCAGTGAACTGGAGTCTAACAATTACCGGTACTATGACGGTCTTGGTGGAACGCTGGAGTCTCATGAAAAACGGGTTTATTCGTACTGGGATAGACGGTGGTATACCTATCCTTACTGGACCTGTTCGGATGGCGAGGATACAAACCAGAATATGGGTCGCTTTGCTCTGGACAACGGCATAAAAGTCTACCCCATCACATTCGCCTACAGCCCGGGTCAGACAGTCACCAGCACGATGGAGGAGTTGGCCTCGTTGACCGGTGGGTTCTATGAACACGCTCCTGGTGGCGACGAACTCGCCGGGATCTACACACGTATCGCCGGAGAACTCAAGACCGAGGCGGGCGTCGACACCGCCATCGACCTCTCCTTCGAGAATGTCGAGGTGAACGGGATCTCGGTGCCTGGCGAGGACGTCTTCGAGTACATCTACGAGGACGGCATCTCGACGGTCATCGAGAGTTGGGTCGAGAACGAGTCGGGCAGGTACGTGGTGGTCCCGCGGCACACCGAGGACCAGACCGCCGACTGGCAGGACGACCAGTCCCTCCACTATGATGTCGGGACCGTCAAACTCGGCCAGACCTGGACGACGACGTACCGTCTCAAGGTGAAGACCGACGGCAACATCAATGTCTTCGGCCCTGGTTCGACCATCTCCTTCAACGGCGGTGCCGATCAACTCAACCTCCCCGATACTTTCATCTCGGTCCGTCCTGAGGGTGTTGAACCGGTCTTTGGGGATGCGTACCTTGACATTTCCCCCCCTCAACAGGTCGGCACCGGGTCGGTCACTGAGTTCCTCAAACTGAAGTGGAACCTTGAGTATAATGGGACCGGGACGGTGACCCAGACGCTCTCGTACTCGACTGACGATCGGCACACCTGGACGCCATTTAAGACGATGCCCCCGCGGTCTGCCGCCGAAGTCGGCGCGCAGACGGCCGACCTGGATGTGCGCGGCCTCCCTGCGGGTCAGTATGATATCTGGATCCGGGCAGAATCCACGGATACGCTGTTCGACGATGAATATACCTCCGAGCCGATTTCTATCAACGGCGGGGAGAGCACCAAGATCAGGCTTGAATAG